In the Phenylobacterium soli genome, GCCTGATTGGTTAACGGCGGCGGAGTGATGTTCTTGATTTGTTCTTGACGACCGCGCGCGAATTTGCGAGACTTTCGGCATCGTCGAAAGCTGCGTCCGTGGCGCGGCGATGCCCCCTTCCGACGATCCCCTTTCCAATCCGACGGGCGCCGCCCGATCGGGCGCTTGTCATGCCGGGAGACGCGCGATGGCCCCGAAGCCCTTCTCATCCATCGACGTCCCCGACGAAGTCTGGGAGGCGAACGCCAGAGCCTGGCGCGCGCGTCAGGACGCGGAGGCGGATGGCGGAGACGGCGGACTGGGCGACCTGCAACGCCTTCTGCAAAGCCCGCAGGAGGAGGGGCGTCGCAATGATGTCTACCTCGACAGCCGTGGCTTGCCGACGGTCGGCATCGGTCACCTGGTGAAGCCCGCGGACAATCTGCAGGTCGGGCAGCGGATCACCGATGCCCAGGTCGACGCTTTCTTCCGCCAGGACGGCGCGGAGGCCCTGAGGAGGGCGAAGGAACAGGCGGATGCGGCGGGCATAGACGATCCGGATTTCACCCGCCGCTTGGCGGCGGTGAACTTCCAACTCGGCGCAAAGAAATGGCCGGCGACCTTCCCCAAGACCTGGAGCCTGATCCAGTCCGGTGACTATGCAGGCGCGGCGAAAGAGCTTTACAACTCCAAGTGGGCGAAACAGACGCAGCACCGGGTCGATGCCTTTCGCGACGCCTTGCTGCGGCTGCCGCCCAAGCACGCGCCCTAGGGGGGGGTGAGGATGCGCAGAGCCTTGGCGATCACCGTGGCGGGCCTTGCCCTGCTCGGCGCGGCGAAGCCTCCATCCCAGGGATCGGGGGCACACACCTCGCCCTACAGCGCCATCTACTGCCTTGGCGGGCCGAACAACGATTTCCGCTACTTCGCCGCTAAGGAACAGCCCGACGGCCGTCTGCTGTTCGGGGTCTCGCACTGGTATCCGAGTGGCGCGGCCACAGGAACCTATGGCGTGGCCGATCGGGAGGGGGACCACTGGAAGTACGCCAGCCCCCCAGACGAGTGGGATCCAAAGGATCTCTATCCGTGCACGGTCCGGATCTGGCTGCGGAGGGACGGCGTCCCCGATGTCGTGCCGGACAAGGTGGCGCGCTGCGTCGGCGGCTACGGACAGCCCATGGGGCGCGTGACCTTTCCGAAGCGGGCCTACTACCGACCCGTGACGCACGAGCTCGACGACGCCGAGGCGTTCGAGGCCGCCGACGTCTGCGGCGACTTCACCGGGCGTTGAGTTCTCATTTTGTTCTTGACGTGCGCGCGCGTTTTTGAGATGATCCTGGCATCGCTGAGAACTGCGCCTTGAGCCCCTCGGCGGGGTGATCGGCGTAGGCTGATCGGCGTGTGGGGCGCGAGAGGGCGGGCTTTCTTCCGAAGCCTTCGGTCCAAAGCTTCCGTTCCAAGGCGTCCCTTCCAAAGCCTTCTTTCCAGAGCCTTGGCGGCCACGGCCGCCGTCCGAACCCGACGGGCCTCGAGCCCGGACGGGCCTTAGCCATTGGGGCCTTCATTGTCCGACGACGAGATCATCCGCGAGGCGCGCGAGGCTTTCGAGCTGGCTGCCGACTCGGAGGCCGAGAACCGGCGCGAGGCGCTGGACGACCTGCGTTTCGCCCGGCTTGGCGAGCAGTGGCCGGAGCGGGTGCGACGCGAGCGCGAGCTGGACGGGCGGCCGTGCCTGACCATCAACCGGCTGCCGGCCTTCATCCGCCAGGTGGTCAACGACGCACGGCAGAACAAGCCGGCCATGGTGGTTCATCCGGTCGACGACGCCGCCGATCCGAAGACCGCGGAGGTGTTGAACGGCCTGATCCGCCACATCGAACGATCGTCCGACGCGGAGGTCGCCTACGACACCGCCCTCGATTTCGCGGTGACCGGCGGCTTCGGCTATTTCCGCATCAATACGCGCTACGCCAGCGACGACACCTTCGATCAGGACCTGGTCATCGAGCGGGTGGCCAACCCGTTCTCGATCTATGGCGACCCGAACGGGACAGCGGCGGACAGCTCGGACTGGAACACGGCCTTCGTCGTCGACACCCTGCCCAAGGCGGTGTTCGAAGCGCGCTGGAAGGGCGCCGAGGCCGTAGACTGGGGCGCGGATTCCTACGCCCAGCTAACCGGGCCCTGGCTCGAGGGCGACCAGGTGATGGTCGCCGAGTACTGGCGCCGCGAGCCCGTGCAGCGGAGCATCCTGGCGCTGTCGGACGGCCAGGTGGTGGAGGCGTCGGTCTACGCGGCGCAGAAGACGATGTACGACGCGCTCGGCGTCAGCGTCGTCGGGCGACCCCGGCAGGTGGCGAGCCACAAGGTCACGCAGCGCATCCTGACCGGCGCGGAGGTGCTGGAGACCGTCGACTGGGCCGGCAAGTACATTCCGATCGTGCCGGTCTATGGCGAGGAGCTGCACGTCGATGGCAAGCGCCGGCTGCGCAGCCTGGTGCGGGACGCCAAGGACCCGCAGCGGATGTTCAACTACTGGCGCACGACCATGACGGAGCTGGTGGCGCTGGCGCCCAAGACTCCGTTCATCGGACGCAAGGGCGCCTTCGAGACCGACAGCGCCAAGTGGGCGACGGCCAACACCCAGACCCACGCGTACATCGAATACGACGGACCCGAGCCGCCGCAGCGCCAGTCCTTCGCCGGGCCGCCGGCCGGGGCGATGCAGGAGGCGCTGTCGGCGTCCGACGACATGAAGGCGATCATGGGCCTGCACGACGCCAGCTTGGGCGCCATGTCCAACGAGACCTCGGGCCGCGCGATCCTGGCCCGCCAGCGGGAAGGGGACGTCTCCACCTTCCACTACATCGACAATCTGAGCCGGGCGCTGCGTCACGCAGGACGCATCCTCATCGACCTGATCCCCAAGGTCTATGCGGCCCCGCGCGTGATCCGGGTGCTGGGGCCGGATGGGACGGCCGGGGCGGTGGCGGTCAACCAGCCGCCGGCCGCCAACGGCGCGGCCGCCCAGCTCGGCG is a window encoding:
- a CDS encoding glycoside hydrolase family protein, which gives rise to MAPKPFSSIDVPDEVWEANARAWRARQDAEADGGDGGLGDLQRLLQSPQEEGRRNDVYLDSRGLPTVGIGHLVKPADNLQVGQRITDAQVDAFFRQDGAEALRRAKEQADAAGIDDPDFTRRLAAVNFQLGAKKWPATFPKTWSLIQSGDYAGAAKELYNSKWAKQTQHRVDAFRDALLRLPPKHAP
- a CDS encoding portal protein, with the translated sequence MSDDEIIREAREAFELAADSEAENRREALDDLRFARLGEQWPERVRRERELDGRPCLTINRLPAFIRQVVNDARQNKPAMVVHPVDDAADPKTAEVLNGLIRHIERSSDAEVAYDTALDFAVTGGFGYFRINTRYASDDTFDQDLVIERVANPFSIYGDPNGTAADSSDWNTAFVVDTLPKAVFEARWKGAEAVDWGADSYAQLTGPWLEGDQVMVAEYWRREPVQRSILALSDGQVVEASVYAAQKTMYDALGVSVVGRPRQVASHKVTQRILTGAEVLETVDWAGKYIPIVPVYGEELHVDGKRRLRSLVRDAKDPQRMFNYWRTTMTELVALAPKTPFIGRKGAFETDSAKWATANTQTHAYIEYDGPEPPQRQSFAGPPAGAMQEALSASDDMKAIMGLHDASLGAMSNETSGRAILARQREGDVSTFHYIDNLSRALRHAGRILIDLIPKVYAAPRVIRVLGPDGTAGAVAVNQPPAANGAAAQLGDIEKIYDLTIGKYDLTVASGPSFTTRREEAANQMIELIRAYPQAAPLIGDLLAKNLDWPGADEIAARLQAMLPAQLKGGSAEAQQLQAAQGQLTQLGQALKAAQAEIAALKQDQAQTARRLQIEAFEAETNRLKAMRR